The Spiroplasma citri genome has a segment encoding these proteins:
- a CDS encoding NADP-dependent glyceraldehyde-3-phosphate dehydrogenase has translation MNLELNALINGELINNGDWLEIISPINNKPYGRVPALKEKEINEAFKGVRHSQKAWAKLTLFERISYLQKWAKLLESHKTELAKIMAHEVGKSLKDGQIEVERSIEYIDYTIEEAKRVFPETLTGDGWNVKNKIGIFSRVPKGVVLAISPFNYPVNLSIAKIAPSLVVGNTVVFKPATNGSLTGLYMAKLAFEVGFPKGVFNVVTGRGRDIGDLLVLNPEINVISFTGSVAVGNHIRKLGHGKDLVLELGGKDPVLVLKDADLAKAVKEIVAGAYAYSGQRCTAIKRVLVDETIAAELVQLLKIEVGKLEVGSPLDNKAIIPVIDLKAADFVQGLIDDALAKKATLVLGNQRKDNLLSATLIDHVTPEMRLAWEEPFGPVLPIIRCKNVEEMITLANKSNFKLQACIFTKDINAAFNIANELETGTVNINGRTQRGPDSFPFLGIHDSGQGVQGIRETINSVTRFKGLVINY, from the coding sequence ATGAATTTGGAATTAAATGCATTAATTAATGGTGAATTAATCAATAATGGGGATTGATTAGAAATAATTTCACCAATTAATAATAAGCCATATGGTCGTGTTCCAGCTCTAAAAGAAAAAGAAATAAATGAAGCTTTTAAGGGGGTTCGACATTCACAAAAAGCATGAGCAAAATTAACTTTATTTGAACGAATTAGTTATTTGCAAAAATGAGCAAAATTATTAGAAAGTCATAAAACAGAACTTGCGAAAATTATGGCCCATGAAGTTGGAAAAAGTTTAAAAGATGGTCAAATTGAAGTTGAACGTAGTATTGAATATATTGATTATACGATTGAAGAAGCAAAACGAGTTTTTCCAGAAACATTAACTGGTGATGGTTGAAATGTTAAAAATAAAATAGGTATTTTTTCTCGTGTTCCTAAAGGTGTTGTTTTAGCAATTTCACCATTTAATTATCCTGTCAATTTAAGTATTGCAAAAATTGCACCAAGCTTAGTTGTTGGTAATACTGTTGTTTTTAAGCCAGCAACAAATGGTAGTTTAACCGGATTATATATGGCAAAGTTAGCTTTTGAAGTTGGTTTTCCAAAAGGTGTTTTTAATGTTGTAACTGGTCGTGGACGTGATATTGGAGATTTATTAGTTTTAAATCCTGAAATTAATGTTATTTCATTTACTGGGTCAGTTGCCGTTGGGAATCATATTCGCAAATTAGGGCATGGAAAAGACTTAGTATTAGAATTAGGGGGAAAAGATCCAGTTTTAGTATTAAAAGATGCTGATTTAGCAAAAGCGGTAAAAGAAATTGTTGCTGGTGCTTATGCTTATTCTGGGCAACGTTGTACAGCAATTAAGCGAGTATTAGTAGATGAAACAATTGCTGCTGAATTAGTACAATTATTAAAAATAGAAGTTGGCAAGTTAGAAGTAGGTTCGCCATTAGATAATAAAGCAATTATTCCAGTTATTGATTTAAAAGCTGCAGATTTTGTGCAAGGTTTAATTGATGATGCTTTAGCAAAAAAAGCAACATTAGTACTTGGTAATCAACGAAAAGATAATTTACTTAGTGCAACTTTAATTGACCATGTTACGCCAGAAATGCGATTAGCATGAGAAGAACCATTTGGCCCAGTCTTACCAATTATTCGTTGCAAAAATGTTGAAGAAATGATTACTTTAGCAAATAAATCAAACTTTAAATTGCAGGCATGTATTTTTACAAAAGATATTAATGCAGCATTTAATATTGCTAATGAATTAGAAACAGGAACGGTTAACATTAATGGCCGTACTCAACGGGGGCCTGATTCATTCCCATTTTTAGGAATTCATGATTCTGGACAGGGAGTGCAAGGGATTCGTGAAACAATTAATTCAGTTACTCGTTTTAAAGGATTAGTAATTAATTATTAA
- a CDS encoding peroxiredoxin yields the protein MDLKQEKFLFTDGEEHFITDFQQGKGYIFYFFPKAATPGCTLETIAYNRYYQKFLAAGYNVIGISRDNLKKQTKFQNDNNVSFPMLCDIDSKLCEMFSVLKEKKMFNNVYFGIERSTFLLDNDFKFIQEWRKVKPVEHIKTVLLAVTETNL from the coding sequence ATGGATTTAAAACAAGAGAAGTTTTTGTTTACAGATGGGGAAGAACATTTTATTACTGATTTTCAGCAAGGAAAGGGTTATATTTTTTATTTTTTTCCAAAAGCAGCAACACCAGGCTGTACTTTAGAAACAATTGCTTATAATCGTTATTATCAAAAGTTTTTAGCTGCTGGTTATAATGTTATTGGTATTAGCCGTGATAATTTAAAAAAACAAACTAAGTTTCAAAATGATAATAATGTTAGTTTCCCCATGTTATGTGATATTGATTCTAAATTATGTGAAATGTTTAGTGTCTTAAAAGAAAAGAAAATGTTTAATAATGTTTATTTTGGAATTGAACGAAGTACCTTTTTGTTAGACAATGATTTTAAGTTTATTCAAGAATGACGAAAAGTTAAACCAGTTGAGCATATTAAAACAGTGTTGTTAGCCGTAACGGAAACCAATTTATAA
- a CDS encoding MATE family efflux transporter, with protein sequence MNKTIFSKNEIKLRYDNLWKTIFIFSLPTVLVMAMTALYPILDKFIALTFVTPNVFHHQPYLDWNKEHISINNGELTYESAKIFVNLSTHFAMQIYNLLFAFAILFAIGTSITFAIKSGQSNKQQTQSLAGNALTITVLFSIVAAFFVFCLVFPQWDNIMILIQLSKKGTWIVQDLTWHYVFPMLLSSPLMFVSYLLLTLLRTDGKSHAAIYITIGAIAINVLFSIIFVKYGRMLLEGTMLGTIIAWIFIIIVSLFCIYYNKNSYLRFHWRDLFYLHKTTIKEIFRLGFSSFINNLGAVLVSILSSAIISSLPGQFAQRQQYGLASFQLFNSAVSPWIAFFTAIALEIAQGMKTIIGYNYGAKKYLRMYQTCWYGLAIISGWLFFTLLLFIAIGPQLLMDFAFPSDLVDEYRWIAVLMLMSYPFAAISFLGVSLFQGMNNARKAALCSSFRAFIVLPILMLCGYFLAHGLSDGTDQSNIYYFILLGLNDLISAIVVGIILYFFWYKHRHHIFNEVDEKDQEYLQSKKQQTSY encoded by the coding sequence GTGAACAAAACCATTTTTTCAAAAAACGAGATTAAGTTACGTTATGACAATTTATGAAAAACAATTTTTATTTTTTCTTTACCAACTGTCCTTGTGATGGCAATGACAGCATTATATCCAATCCTTGATAAATTTATTGCCTTAACATTTGTTACACCAAATGTTTTTCATCATCAACCATATTTGGATTGAAATAAAGAACATATTTCAATTAATAATGGTGAATTAACATATGAATCAGCAAAAATTTTTGTTAATTTATCAACCCATTTTGCAATGCAAATTTATAACTTATTATTTGCTTTTGCAATTTTATTTGCGATTGGAACATCAATTACATTTGCCATTAAATCTGGGCAAAGTAATAAACAACAAACACAATCTTTAGCAGGAAATGCTTTAACAATTACCGTTTTATTTTCAATTGTTGCAGCTTTTTTTGTTTTTTGTTTAGTTTTTCCACAATGAGATAATATTATGATTTTAATTCAATTAAGTAAAAAAGGAACATGAATTGTACAAGATTTAACTTGGCATTATGTTTTTCCAATGTTACTTTCTAGTCCTTTAATGTTTGTTAGTTATTTATTATTAACATTATTACGAACAGATGGGAAAAGCCATGCTGCAATTTACATTACAATTGGAGCAATTGCAATTAATGTTTTATTTTCAATTATTTTTGTAAAATATGGTCGAATGTTATTAGAAGGAACAATGTTAGGAACAATTATTGCATGAATTTTTATTATTATTGTTTCATTATTTTGTATTTATTACAATAAGAATTCTTATTTACGATTTCATTGGCGTGATCTTTTTTATTTACATAAAACAACAATTAAAGAAATTTTTCGGTTAGGTTTTTCATCTTTTATTAATAATTTAGGTGCTGTTTTAGTTTCAATTTTATCATCAGCAATTATTTCATCGTTGCCAGGACAATTTGCTCAGCGGCAACAATATGGTTTAGCATCTTTCCAATTATTTAATAGTGCGGTAAGTCCCTGAATTGCCTTCTTTACCGCAATTGCGTTAGAAATTGCACAAGGGATGAAAACAATTATTGGTTATAACTATGGAGCAAAAAAATATTTACGAATGTATCAGACTTGTTGATATGGATTAGCAATTATTAGTGGTTGATTATTTTTTACTCTATTATTATTTATTGCTATTGGCCCACAATTGTTAATGGATTTTGCTTTTCCTTCTGATTTAGTTGATGAATATCGATGAATAGCAGTTCTAATGTTAATGAGTTATCCTTTTGCTGCCATTTCATTTTTAGGTGTTTCGTTATTTCAAGGAATGAATAATGCACGGAAAGCAGCATTATGTTCTTCGTTTCGTGCCTTTATTGTGTTACCAATTTTAATGTTATGTGGATATTTCTTAGCACATGGATTATCGGACGGCACAGACCAGAGTAATATTTATTATTTTATATTATTAGGGTTAAATGATTTAATTTCAGCTATTGTTGTGGGCATTATTTTATATTTCTTTTGATATAAACATCGTCATCATATTTTTAATGAAGTTGATGAAAAAGATCAAGAATATTTACAAAGCAAAAAACAACAAACAAGCTATTAA
- the thyA gene encoding thymidylate synthase, which yields MEQYLKMARFILEHGQEKDDRTNTGTISYFGYQMRFNLSEGFPILTTKKIHFKSIVYELLWFIKGDTNIKYLVDHDVRIWNEWPYKNYQASSKYNNETLAEFVEKIKTDANFAAEFGDLGPVYGKQWRNFNGVDQLAKLLENLKKNPYSRRHIISAWNPAEVDEMALPPCHTLIQFYVSKDNKLSCQLYQRSADVFLGVPFNIASYALLTHLIAQVVGLDAGDFVHTLGDCHIYKNHLSQIKEQLRRSLGKLPTLKLNQTISSLFDFKFEDIMLENYDPAPLIKGTVAV from the coding sequence ATGGAACAATATCTCAAAATGGCTCGTTTTATTTTGGAACACGGTCAAGAAAAAGATGATCGAACAAATACCGGAACAATTTCTTATTTTGGTTATCAAATGCGTTTTAATTTAAGCGAAGGTTTTCCAATTTTAACAACAAAAAAAATTCATTTTAAATCAATAGTTTATGAATTATTATGATTTATTAAAGGCGATACTAATATTAAATATTTAGTGGATCATGATGTTCGAATTTGAAATGAATGACCATATAAGAACTATCAAGCATCATCAAAATATAATAATGAAACATTAGCTGAATTTGTTGAAAAAATTAAAACTGATGCAAATTTTGCTGCTGAATTTGGTGATTTAGGACCGGTATATGGGAAACAATGACGAAATTTTAATGGGGTGGATCAGTTAGCAAAATTATTAGAAAATTTAAAAAAGAATCCATATTCACGTCGCCATATTATTAGTGCTTGAAATCCAGCAGAAGTTGATGAGATGGCTTTGCCACCTTGTCATACTTTAATTCAGTTTTATGTTTCAAAAGATAATAAATTAAGTTGTCAATTATATCAACGTAGTGCGGATGTTTTTTTAGGAGTTCCTTTTAATATTGCAAGTTATGCTTTATTAACCCATTTAATTGCTCAGGTTGTTGGCTTAGATGCTGGGGATTTTGTCCATACTTTAGGCGACTGTCATATTTATAAAAATCATCTTAGTCAAATTAAAGAACAATTAAGACGTTCTCTAGGGAAATTACCAACCTTGAAGTTAAATCAAACTATTTCTTCGTTATTTGATTTTAAATTTGAGGATATTATGCTTGAAAATTATGATCCAGCCCCATTAATTAAGGGGACTGTCGCAGTATAA
- a CDS encoding dihydrofolate reductase, whose amino-acid sequence MIKLLWAMDENNLIGQNDQLPWHLREELQHFKETTLGQTILFGRLTYEGIGRPLPKRKTLVLTRHLDYQIKHPDVEVVTDLTAIINFYHQNPTEDIYICGGKKIYEATLPYADELIISLIKGKYQGDTYFPSFDLNQFTLIKLNEYQQFVIKYYKRKEQS is encoded by the coding sequence ATGATTAAGTTATTATGAGCAATGGATGAAAATAATTTAATTGGTCAAAATGACCAATTACCATGACATTTAAGAGAAGAATTACAGCATTTTAAAGAAACAACATTAGGGCAAACAATTTTATTTGGTCGGTTGACTTATGAAGGAATTGGACGACCATTACCAAAACGAAAAACATTAGTTTTAACAAGACATCTTGATTATCAAATTAAGCATCCAGATGTGGAAGTAGTAACTGATTTAACAGCAATTATTAATTTTTATCATCAAAATCCAACGGAAGATATTTATATTTGTGGGGGAAAAAAAATTTATGAGGCAACATTACCATATGCTGATGAATTAATTATTAGTCTTATTAAAGGAAAATACCAAGGCGATACTTATTTTCCTTCGTTTGATTTAAACCAATTTACTTTAATTAAATTAAACGAATATCAACAATTTGTAATAAAATATTATAAGAGAAAGGAACAAAGTTAA
- a CDS encoding lysophospholipid acyltransferase family protein yields the protein MLNIWKIIMTWPRFLGTITKARSISKKIKRDPNIVSEEYRYHWLQKRTRYILWVHDVKIIVHDCDNWIDKGCLMIANHQSNVDPAILFALNDFNKTAPCAFIAKKELQNNRTFRNFLTLIDVLFLDRENPRQALEVIKEANDLIRVPRTMVVFPEGTRSRSQEMGEFHAGSFKIAQKAHVSIIPVSIVNSYPIFNKEFKKRGKKYVHVVFHKPIKPDTFMTKSTELIANNVKQIIQKGIDQYQDVDHKKAYEEYKTSLKKK from the coding sequence ATGTTAAATATTTGAAAAATTATTATGACATGACCACGATTTTTAGGAACAATTACTAAAGCAAGAAGTATTAGCAAAAAAATTAAAAGAGATCCAAATATTGTTTCAGAAGAATATCGTTATCATTGATTGCAAAAACGAACACGTTATATTTTATGAGTACACGATGTTAAAATAATTGTTCATGATTGTGATAATTGAATTGATAAAGGTTGTTTAATGATTGCCAATCATCAATCGAATGTTGACCCGGCAATATTATTTGCTTTAAATGATTTTAATAAAACTGCACCTTGTGCATTTATTGCTAAAAAAGAATTGCAAAATAACCGAACATTTCGGAATTTTTTAACATTAATTGATGTTTTATTTTTAGATCGTGAAAACCCTCGTCAGGCATTAGAAGTTATTAAAGAGGCAAATGATTTAATCCGTGTACCGCGAACAATGGTTGTTTTTCCAGAAGGAACTCGGAGTCGAAGTCAAGAAATGGGAGAATTTCATGCTGGAAGTTTTAAAATTGCCCAGAAAGCACATGTCTCAATTATTCCTGTTTCAATTGTTAACTCTTATCCAATTTTTAATAAAGAATTTAAAAAAAGAGGGAAAAAGTATGTTCATGTTGTGTTTCACAAGCCAATTAAGCCAGATACGTTTATGACCAAATCAACTGAGTTAATTGCAAATAATGTTAAACAAATTATTCAAAAAGGAATCGACCAATATCAAGATGTTGATCACAAAAAAGCTTATGAAGAATATAAAACTTCATTAAAGAAAAAATAA
- a CDS encoding thymidine phosphorylase gives MNILELIDKKKNGQELSREEINFIVKGYTTGIITDYQMSAFLMAIYFQSMSVTEISFLTEAMVNSGEVYDLTGIPGFKVDKHSSGGVGDKVSLIYAPLVAAFGLKVAKMSGRGLGQTGGTIDKLESIPGFKVELSFHEFKDVINKTNLSIMAQSDNLVPADKKIYALRDVTATVDSLPLVAASIMCKKIATGSDGIVLDVKCGNGAFMKTISDARKLAQIMVELGIKFNKKIAAEITNMTQPLGRTIGNAIEIYEALQTLQGKGPDDLTYIVCEAAALSLCQAGLFNDLATAVKTCEEKLQTEEPLNYFRAFVKKQGGDLSFIDNNLTLKEVLKVKNVIEIKANQAGFMEIIDTNELGLLAVRLGAGRNTKNEAIDYHAGIYLNKKTGEKVAKDDVVMTLYTSRYVTAPVYDWAQRTFRIVSTKPPQEELVYEIIQ, from the coding sequence GTGAATATTTTAGAATTAATTGATAAAAAGAAAAATGGACAAGAGTTATCACGAGAAGAAATTAACTTTATTGTTAAAGGATATACAACGGGGATTATTACGGATTATCAAATGTCAGCTTTTTTAATGGCAATTTATTTTCAATCAATGTCAGTTACAGAAATTTCGTTTTTAACTGAAGCAATGGTTAATTCAGGGGAAGTATATGATTTAACGGGGATTCCTGGTTTTAAAGTTGATAAGCATTCTTCTGGTGGAGTTGGTGATAAGGTTAGTTTAATTTATGCGCCTTTAGTTGCTGCCTTTGGTTTAAAAGTAGCAAAAATGTCAGGGCGGGGGTTAGGCCAAACAGGAGGAACAATTGATAAGTTGGAAAGTATTCCTGGTTTTAAAGTTGAACTTTCTTTTCATGAATTTAAAGATGTTATTAATAAAACAAATTTATCAATTATGGCTCAATCTGATAATCTTGTTCCAGCTGATAAAAAGATTTATGCTTTACGCGATGTGACAGCAACAGTTGATTCATTACCATTAGTGGCGGCAAGTATTATGTGTAAAAAAATTGCAACTGGTAGTGATGGAATTGTGTTGGATGTTAAATGTGGTAATGGTGCTTTTATGAAAACAATATCTGATGCACGAAAATTAGCACAAATTATGGTTGAACTTGGGATTAAATTTAATAAAAAAATTGCTGCTGAAATTACTAATATGACGCAACCACTAGGTCGTACCATCGGCAATGCAATTGAAATTTATGAAGCGTTACAAACATTGCAAGGAAAAGGACCTGATGATTTGACTTACATTGTATGTGAAGCGGCAGCCTTAAGTTTATGTCAAGCAGGGCTTTTTAACGATTTAGCAACAGCAGTTAAAACTTGTGAAGAAAAATTACAAACTGAAGAGCCATTAAATTACTTCCGTGCTTTTGTTAAAAAGCAAGGTGGAGATTTAAGTTTTATTGATAATAATTTAACTTTAAAAGAGGTATTAAAAGTAAAAAATGTAATTGAAATTAAAGCAAACCAAGCTGGTTTTATGGAAATTATTGATACTAATGAGTTGGGATTATTAGCTGTTCGTTTAGGAGCTGGACGTAATACAAAAAATGAAGCAATTGATTATCATGCTGGTATTTATTTAAATAAAAAAACTGGTGAAAAAGTTGCAAAAGATGATGTTGTGATGACTTTATATACTAGTCGCTATGTTACTGCTCCAGTCTATGATTGAGCACAACGAACTTTTCGAATTGTTTCAACAAAACCACCACAAGAAGAATTAGTTTATGAAATAATTCAATAA
- a CDS encoding segregation and condensation protein A: protein MLHLPRYEVKLDNFSGPLDLLLHLIKEKEMNLFEIKLTEITDQFLAYIREIEQLNIEIASEYLTMASYLVETKTKLVLPKEQVEIDDNYEKDARDEIINRLLEYKKIKEVSQYFKDQHQEGIRYLSKPRTIIKGNSIKEEDLPLSPKINIDKLTNSFLKMLERINAAKPLESNVVITEVSPEEMAERIMMLLAQDDKEWTLEELLGNFTLSLQAFVACFIALLDLSRHQKIEIEQYQHLEAIYIRPYLQKEGN from the coding sequence ATGTTACATTTACCACGCTATGAAGTAAAACTTGATAATTTTTCAGGACCATTAGATTTGTTATTGCATTTAATTAAAGAAAAGGAAATGAATCTTTTTGAAATTAAGTTAACAGAAATTACTGATCAATTTTTAGCGTATATTAGGGAAATTGAACAATTGAATATTGAAATTGCATCGGAATATTTAACAATGGCAAGTTATTTAGTTGAGACAAAAACAAAGTTAGTGTTGCCAAAAGAACAGGTTGAAATTGATGATAATTATGAAAAAGATGCTCGCGATGAAATAATTAATCGTTTGCTAGAATATAAAAAAATTAAAGAAGTTAGTCAATATTTTAAAGATCAACATCAAGAGGGAATTCGTTATTTATCAAAACCACGAACAATTATTAAAGGAAATTCAATTAAAGAAGAAGATTTACCATTATCACCAAAAATTAATATTGATAAATTAACGAATAGTTTTTTAAAAATGTTAGAACGAATTAATGCGGCAAAACCATTAGAATCAAATGTTGTTATTACTGAAGTTTCTCCAGAAGAAATGGCTGAACGAATCATGATGTTATTAGCACAAGATGATAAAGAATGAACATTAGAAGAATTACTAGGTAATTTTACTTTATCATTACAAGCTTTTGTTGCTTGTTTTATTGCTTTGTTAGATTTATCTCGACACCAAAAAATTGAAATTGAGCAATACCAGCATTTAGAAGCAATTTACATTAGACCATATTTACAGAAAGAGGGGAATTAA
- the scpB gene encoding SMC-Scp complex subunit ScpB, whose amino-acid sequence MNLNEKMAVLEGLLFISGDEGINLKEIAHILEISVPECEEVLTKLKAEYQTSNNRGLTITSFADKYRLATKQEYYQFYLKLANNKIEARLSQAALETLAIIAYRGPISKPEIEELRGVNSDSVINKLRARDLIDEAGKSDLPGKPMTYHITEEFLKVFNLTSLADLPQIKETVVEKEQDLFK is encoded by the coding sequence ATGAATTTAAATGAAAAAATGGCTGTTTTAGAAGGGCTATTATTTATTAGTGGCGATGAAGGAATTAATTTAAAAGAAATTGCTCATATTCTTGAAATTTCTGTTCCTGAGTGTGAAGAGGTTTTAACAAAATTAAAAGCAGAATATCAAACTAGTAATAATCGTGGATTAACAATAACATCTTTTGCTGATAAATATCGTTTAGCAACAAAGCAAGAATATTATCAATTTTATTTAAAATTAGCTAATAATAAAATAGAAGCACGGTTATCACAAGCAGCATTAGAAACATTAGCAATTATTGCATACCGTGGACCAATTAGTAAGCCAGAAATTGAAGAGTTACGAGGAGTTAATTCTGACAGTGTTATTAACAAATTACGAGCACGTGATTTGATTGATGAAGCAGGTAAAAGTGACTTGCCAGGAAAGCCAATGACATATCATATTACTGAGGAATTTTTAAAAGTTTTTAATTTAACTTCATTAGCAGATTTACCACAAATTAAAGAAACTGTTGTAGAAAAAGAGCAGGATTTATTTAAGTAA
- a CDS encoding pseudouridine synthase has translation MERLQKVIAAKGYCSRRKAEELIIQGRVKVNNVVVTTLGTKVGKNDQINNQILMNENSNKIYLMLNKRRNCVSTMYDPQHRKTVLTYVKGISERIYPVGRLDYDTSGLLLLTNDGEFTNIITHPSHIINKTYHVLLSGYLSKQQLQQLATGIEIEPGIIRSQAQAKLVKYEEVKNVLILLLTIHEVRKHQVKKMIQSLGHEVIKLKRIAIGFLQLDETLKPGEWRYLKPKEIKRFFGIASHLKTK, from the coding sequence ATGGAACGCTTACAAAAAGTTATTGCAGCAAAAGGTTATTGCTCACGACGAAAAGCAGAAGAACTAATTATTCAAGGAAGAGTTAAAGTTAATAATGTTGTGGTAACAACATTGGGCACTAAAGTTGGCAAAAATGATCAAATAAATAATCAAATTCTTATGAATGAAAATTCAAATAAAATTTATTTAATGCTGAACAAACGACGGAATTGTGTTTCAACGATGTATGATCCGCAACATCGCAAAACAGTTTTAACTTATGTTAAAGGTATTTCAGAACGAATTTATCCGGTAGGTCGCTTAGACTATGATACTAGTGGTCTTTTACTATTGACTAATGATGGAGAATTTACTAATATTATTACACACCCAAGTCATATTATTAATAAGACATATCATGTTTTACTTTCTGGTTATCTTTCAAAACAACAATTACAACAATTAGCAACAGGAATTGAAATTGAGCCAGGAATTATAAGAAGCCAAGCACAAGCAAAATTAGTAAAATATGAAGAAGTAAAAAATGTTTTGATTCTTTTATTAACTATTCATGAAGTCAGAAAACATCAAGTTAAAAAAATGATACAATCATTAGGGCATGAAGTTATTAAATTAAAACGAATTGCAATTGGTTTTTTACAATTAGATGAAACATTAAAGCCTGGTGAATGACGTTATTTAAAGCCCAAAGAAATTAAACGTTTTTTTGGAATAGCATCACACTTAAAAACAAAATAA
- a CDS encoding deoxynucleoside kinase has product MRITLAGVVGVGKSTVSKLLGKKHHYMVMDEPVEENPYLDQYYADPKDMAFKMQVYMVMARSKQLKQAKITSNIIFDRSILEDPIFVDVLYELGYMNTTDYKVYKEFYDVVVLQSLYLDENIKPELVVYLRVDPEIAMERITKRGRASEQNIGSAYWTLLNRKYEEWYERSKDKFNFLVIDANHKTPEEIVAIISEKLIEKK; this is encoded by the coding sequence ATGCGGATTACATTAGCAGGAGTTGTTGGAGTTGGAAAATCAACTGTTAGTAAGCTATTGGGAAAAAAGCATCATTATATGGTAATGGATGAGCCAGTTGAGGAGAATCCATATTTAGATCAGTATTATGCTGATCCAAAAGATATGGCTTTTAAAATGCAAGTATATATGGTAATGGCGCGTAGTAAACAATTAAAACAAGCAAAAATAACATCTAATATTATTTTTGACCGTAGTATTTTAGAAGACCCAATTTTTGTTGATGTTTTATATGAGTTAGGATATATGAATACAACAGATTATAAAGTTTATAAAGAATTTTATGATGTTGTTGTTTTACAAAGTTTATATTTAGATGAAAACATTAAACCAGAATTAGTTGTTTATTTACGAGTTGATCCAGAGATAGCAATGGAACGAATTACCAAAAGAGGCCGCGCTAGTGAACAAAATATTGGCAGCGCTTATTGAACATTATTAAACCGAAAATATGAGGAATGATATGAACGCTCAAAAGATAAGTTTAATTTTTTAGTTATTGATGCCAATCATAAAACACCAGAAGAAATTGTTGCCATAATTTCAGAAAAATTAATTGAAAAGAAATAA